In Megalobrama amblycephala isolate DHTTF-2021 linkage group LG21, ASM1881202v1, whole genome shotgun sequence, the genomic stretch TGGTAGCAATAATTCGGGATCAGATCCGCCACTTGCAGAAAGCAGTGGACCGTACCACAGAATTATCCAGGCAAAGAGTTGCTTCTCTAGAGTTGGCCGCAGTGGCAGATAAAGACCAAGCTGCTTGCATGGAGGAGATTTTGAAGCTCAAGTCCCTGCTGAGCACTAAGCGAGAACAGATTGCCACGCTGAGGACTGTGCTCAAGGCCAACAAACAGGTTAGAATAAAAAAGATTAGCTTGGCATGAATGTATATGACGCCAGAATATTGAGCTTGTTGTTGATCATTCAAATGGATTGACTTAGATCTtctggttgcactttattttacaatacgTGCAcgtgtacttacagtgtactttcCTAAGAAAGTACTAGGTAATGTAAGGTAAttacatgggttaaggttaggttcagggttagtacctacATAGTTATTGCCCAGTTATTGTAACACATGGGGAAcgggactgtaaaataaagtgctaccaatcTTCTTAGTACATTAAGGGCTTTTTCTGAACTGTGGTGTGGTTCTGTCCTTCTTTAGACAGCTGAGGTTGCCCTGGCAAACTTGAAGAGCAAATACGAGAATGAAAAGGCCATGGTCACCGAAACCATGATGAAGTTAAGAAACGAGCTGAAGGCTCTTAAAGAAGATGCTGCCACTTTCTCCTCTCTCAGGGCAATGTTCGCCACCAGGTAGTACAAGAACACAACTGAAAGTTGTTACTCTTCcagctttttttttgtctggctcaacttaaagggtaagttcacccaaaagtggaaattatcccataatttattcaccctaaagccatcctaggtgtatatgactttcttctttcagccaaacacagtcggagttataattaaacaatatcctggctcttgcaagatttataatgggagtgaatggtaccaTTTTTGAAGCCCAACAAagtgtatccatccatcataaaaataatccattccatatttatacatttataaactataatcactggcttttGGTAATGGTCATACGCGAGTCTAGTTCCGGCGGAAGCGTAAACTCTGACCCGACGCGTGACGTATTGGCGAATGCGGAAGAATTTTTCTTGCAAAAGCggattgcttcgcttcagaaggcctttattaaccccctggagtttatgatggatgtatgggatacttttcatttttggctgaactgtcCTTTTAACCGAGTAACTCCACCATTATCCCTGCTACTGTCCAGAAAACAGTAGGGTTACTTAATTCAGGAACTAAATCTGGTTTACTACATCTCTCTTGCTCTATCCCTCTTTCACTTTTTCTTCTTTAGGTGTGATGAGTATGTAACACAATTGGACGACATGCAGAGGCAGCTGGCTGCAGCAGAAGATGAGAAGAAGACTCTGAACTCCCTCCTGCGTATGGCCATCCAGCAGAAACTGGCCCTCACTCAGCGACTGGAGGATCTGGAGTTTGACCACGAGCAATCCCGAAGAGGATCCGGTGCTGGGCCAGGTGGCCGTGGGAAGGCTCCATCTGGGCGTGGCAGAGGACCCTTGTCTTTTTCCAGCCCCCATGTAAGTCCTAGACTTCCCTGTAAGAACAGGCCGCAACCACACGGCCTCGTTGGAAGTCCTGCGGTTTTCTGCAGCGAGAAGTATAAAATTCTGTGTGACGCTGGATCCGATTAACACCTGTGTGTAACTGTCACTCATCAGCATCCTCATACTAACTAACATTCCTTTTACTGTATGTGTGGTTGGGACAAAACACTAGCATGATTGTGCTAACAGTTCTGATGGCTTCATTAATACTTGTCTAAAGTTGGGGCTCAGTCCTTCTCCTGTAGATCTACCTGGAGAGAATAGATGTGTTGCTGCTAATGCCATTCTACCTATTAGGGTTATCACGATCACTACAAGGCTTGCCAGttcactaaaaaaaatattgttcttGGAGTTTTCCAAAGATTTAATAGGTGAACTTCAATATTTTTTGCAACCTTAGTATTGACGTGTGCCGGTATTTTTAACATCCATGCTACCtactatttttttaatatagaaAGCAGTCTGTAGTGTATGCAAATGTCTGGTATGCATTGACCTACTAAATATATGACCAGAGCAAACTGTAATGTACAATGCAATGCATTAGTTCCATTTCCAGTGTACTTAAGCAGATACTGTATATTGTGTTGGAACTAAACATGAATATTTAATACAATGTCTAGCCATGTTAAAATACATCTACATCCGTATCTAAATTTGTCTTTTCTGTCTGAACATTTGACCCCAATGTTTCTGCTTGAACACAGCCAGCATTGAGAATACTACTGAATGTCATTGAGTTAAACCCAGTTTCACAAAGCTAGTCTGTTAATCTCTGTGTCAGTGGGAATAAATCTGTGTAATCCCAACAGAGACGCACCTTACTGAGCCTTCTGGGAGCTTTGCAATCCAGGTTGCAACCCTAAAGGACATAATTGATGCAGATATTTTTGctaataattttacaaaaatgaaAGGTCTTTTGTTAAAGATGATGTCTAGATTTGTGTAAAGATTTCTTAAAGATGATGTTAGCATAAAAAGGCATTAACTTTCTCCAAGATGAATTCGAGAACTTGGTTTCAACTGTGATTTTGTTGTCATGTTGTTTCATGTCTTTGTTGATTTACTACTTCATCTAGCCATTCAGCCAGCATAACATACATTGTCCATGTTGTCTTTCACAGTGTTGACTCTGTCTGAACCACTGTAGCATGCATGATCTGCTCTCAGTCTCAACACTTTGTATTAGTTTGCATGTTGTCTGTTGCATGTGAGTCTGCTGTCCATTGCATCAGGAAAAGTGAGTCTTCTGTTTTGCTGTGTACTAATGGGTCTAACTGGTCTCGTTGTTGACGGTAACATTCACTTTGTCTACGTCCATGTGAACTTGACTTATTAGGATATATTATCTTTTTAAGTTACATTGATCATTTATAATGTGATAATTCTGATGATTGTTTTGTTTCTCAATTTTGCAGTAATTTTATTAGCTCTGGAGTTTAGCCGCAAATGGCTTCCTTCACTCTACACTATACGTCCAGAATACACATGCCTGGTTCAAAACAAGAAATTTGTCCATGGATGTGGCTGCAAGAAAACACAGGCTCACATGTAAAGCCAACCGGTCTATGTAATCATTATTCTAACTGTTACTGTggtattttttcttctttttttttctctgctttgttttttaatgtaactGTGCACTTTTAGTGCATTAGTTAATATTATGTAAGAGATGCACATTTCAGTATACttagcacattttttttttttttcttgcaaattttatgtatttaactgaaaaaataatataaaaactatttgtttgttttatagtattttaaGTGCTTAACTGCCAGGTTCTAAGCATATTCCAGGGAGGAAAATGATGTTAAATAGGCCCATATATGTTTCttgttctgttctattctaaCTGAACATTATCTTTCTAGTCATGTAGTGTAACTCCACTAAAAGAACAACTTGACTTTGACTTGCTCCTGAAAAGATTGGAGTCAATTTTCATAGTGGGTCACGGAAATGTTAAATTCAAGACATTGTATAAAAAACAAATTCAATTCCAAATTGGAATACTTTCTACATTTTTTTGCCAAATACTGCATTAAGGTCAGCATTTTGTATTTTACAATGCAATACATCGTTGTTTTTAGACATTATCTGTTTTGTATAACCCTCTCCTAAGACCTCCTGTGCCTTTTATTGGTTTTTGTTTTCATGAACAATTCTAAGAGCCATAGTCTTCAGTTTTTCTGTCAGTCTCGCTGGACAGTAATTAAACACTCTTTTTGAAAGTCAACTCAGATTGCTTGTTTAGGAGATTTTAAATGTTAGTAAGGACTAGGTGTGTTAAAATCATACATTCCTTTGAGGAAGAAATGATTTCTGATGGCGGTCATGTTGTCTGTTGGCTTTGTTAGTCATTATTTTCCTATGTGTAACCttgataatattttgtttgtatttcaGCAAGCAGAAAACTTTGCCTCAGAACGAACATTTGTGCCATTTCAAATTTAAGACATTGCAAGTTTTAAATTAcctttttcctttcctttttttGCTTTTGACCACAAATTAAGTGCAATTTTGTGCTGTTTCTGGAGTGTATGCAATAGTTTTCTATTTGCTGAAAACCGCTTCATCAGCCATGTCATAGCTTTGTGTgacattttgagtttatttttacacatttgtaTGGAATGACCTTGTGTGTTTGTTcatatttattcataaccttggGTATCATTCAGTATTAATGACTAGGATTATATGCATTATAACTGGCACATGCGCTGCCTCTCTTTGCATTTCTACTTGAAATCTTACAGGTACAGTGTACTGCATATACTGCAtcacctgtgtgtgtttttttttttttttttttttacagtactgATGTTAAAGTTGTGCTTCTTTTCTAAACACTTGAGCTTCCCTGTAGTTTATCAAGAGGAACACATTATAGGCCCATGTCTGTCTTAACATTTCTCATTTGACAAcgagcaaaaaaataaaaaactaatgtAAAATATGCAATGTGTGTAACTTAATGTCTGTATAGATATAGTGTGTATGCTAatacatgtatatgtatgtatataatttatttataggTTATAAATTctattcatttataaattacGTACGTTTGTGTTTATTATACTTTTCGGTCAACTACTAATATTCAGTTTTGTTTCATCTATGATACTAATAGACTCGAATCTATCATGTTGCGTGTGTAACTAACATTTTTCCCATTTTGATCGGAACTTCCGGTAATTTTCACCACGTTCTCCGCCCCGCCAATGCCATGGGCGTTTCCAAACAAAAGACAACAGAGGGCACTTCAGAATGGGAGGTCAGTCAAACTTTGTTACTGCCGTTTTGTTTGATGTGAGCTATAAATATGAACTCTAAATagtaattttactttataaagtgtGCTTTGTATGATCCCTATACACACAGCGCACAAACGAGCTTGTTCGACTGGTTTTGCTTCGACAGTTGTCGTTGCTCGATTACGTGTCTTAAAAGTCTACTTTGCTTAATATGTTGCATTTCAGAAGCCCTATAACCTGTTAATATTGTCCTACTGAGCTTATAAGGCGCCTTGTTGGCTAAAAGGcataaaaaaaaccttcagtTTACCTCAAAAGTACGTTTGACAGTGTTGCTCTTGCATTCCCCGTGTCTTTGCTCAATATAATATTATTCATGAGGTGGCGACACCTTCTGGCCGAAATGTGCACtgcattcattttaatataatggattatttaaaggattagttaatacaaaaaaaagtaatttactcTTGCTCATGTTGTTCTCAACCTGTCTGACTTTATTCTTTGTAAATGACAGAGAGCTTCCATGAACAGCTGCGAATAGACAGCCGGTTCCTGAAATCGGACCGACGTCTGGATACAGAATTGGTGGATAAACTCATCCTGCAGCTGAACAGAATCTACCCACAGATCCTGACTGACAAGGAGGCCTCCAAAGTAAGAGCTCCACCTTCAGTAATACAGATAAACTGTCCAGTTGTCTTTTAGGCAAGATCtgtaaaataatgataatgattttCCCAAATATTAGTTCAGGGATTTGGATGTTCCCACCTGTATCAGGCTGGCGGAGCTGCTGTCTCACCTACAGGAGAAGGGAGAGGAGGCATGTCGAGAGTTTTACCGTGCTCTTCACCTCCACGTGGAAGACGTTTACTTCAGCTTACCCACACGCCTCAAACTCAGAGGTTGGCAGAATCATCATTTTCCGCTCATAACCACGTCATTCTTTTGAGGATATTCATTTAGTTTTGCTATACATATAATTTCTTATTCGCAGTGGTTGTAGAAAAGTATTTAAGCCTGTTATTAAGCCTCATTTAGGGGCTACACTCACACTCCTCTCGGTCAAAAGTGGCCAAACAGTAAAATCAGTTATGTTTTGattcaacaatattttttatttcatattttgagggttttaagtaatatttatacaataattttgtttctacaatttttacaatacaataaaattaatctatatgacttttaaaaaaaaaatatatgtatttttcaaTGAACCCCTTCATTGCTGTGTGCCTTTTTTCCAGCATCATGGCGGATTTGTAGATCGTGCACCCCAAAAAAATCGTtgtattttcatatatatatttttaaatttcccATTAGTTTCTTTGGCGGTCATTTTTTGAACACGAGGAATAAAAGGACCATTTTTTTAGGACCATTTAATCTGTTTGAATCATGTCcacaacttttttttgtgtgttttcacaTAGCAAGTTCCACAAAAGTCAAGAAGTACCATACCATTTCGATGAAGTAAAAAAATAGACAACACAAAATTTTCCTCTAGCGAGTTAAACTTGACTTGGAAGCATTTTTGGTTTGACCACCagctttttttcctttttgtagAGTCTGGTGATCCAATCAGCCCAATCCCGATTCCCACAGAGAGACACGTATTGAATGACCATAGTAAGTAAGCCTTTTCTGTGACCACACATTAGTAAATGCAAACAATTTACATAAATTAAGTTtcgtcttctttttttttgtcattgcaCAGGTCCGTTTTTCTTCCTCAGTTGTTTCAGTGTGGCTGTAGGAGCAGCTCTGCTGTATTACTATGGTGGTAAGTGCACAAACTTGTCAATATCTTCATACATGCATCAAAAATGCATTCCTGAAACTGAAAGTGTCAAAATGTTTTTATCTGCAGAGTCCAAGCAGGTGTCAGGCTCCAGCAGCGCTCTGGGTCTAGCTGCGATGGGTCTTGGTAGAAAAGTGCGAGACGTTCTCATCTGGTACACAGAAGATGGAAAATAATGTTTTGCTGCAAACGATTTAGAAATACTCGAATATCCATGTCAAACAtatccaaaaatattttaattcaggttttaaaaaatatgtacatactttgtatatgtatatacatgaGGCAAGATTCCAAAGATTTAATTTTAAGGTTTCATGCCTAACTCTGGAATCTcgttacaattttaaatataacaatatagtGATTTATATAACTGCGTAACATACAGTTATGCATTTGAAATAACAGCCATTTACATGCAATTACAAGAGCAGGAACTCATTACTATTAAACAAACTCTCTTACACTAAAGTATTCAGTTGAAGTTAACATGCAAAGCTGCTGTTAATGTTGcaacactttttttgtttgtgcaTTTGTCGTAAAAACAGACCTCAAACTCATCTATATATTATGTATAGTCAATACCTTTTAATTCTCGCAGACTGTCTAAAAGTAATATTAGTAAAATGTCGACACAAAGGGTTCCACATTTCCAAATTCACTACACTATTGAGTACATACAAAACTGGATAAACATGACAAATCATATAGACACTAAAGACTACAGGTAAATCTGATCCTCAGAGTTTTGGGAGTTTGTTacattgtaatacattttttgggGCTAAggtttaaacaaatatattttatttaagcaTGTTTATATAGCTTACTTTTATACTGGCAGCATGTTTGCACTGGTTTGTGTACTAATAATTGATTTTGTCAATTTGAACTCTAGTGGCCTTGTTTCTGCAGTGTGACTGTAAGACAACTATTTTGTAAATCTGATATTTTCAGCCTGGAAACACTCACAATAGTTATCTGagaaactgtattttttgtcagggtttaataaaacatttattagacTAAATAAAATTATGCTTTGGAAGTATTACTAATGTATTTAGAGATTAATTTGATTTTCACGCCTTGATATACCTAAATAAACACATGTGGACAAGTTCCAAAAAAATGATCTTTTTATTGATGTCAGAATGAATGTTTTGCCCTTAAATACAGCAGAAACATTATTTAAGAAGACCAGTGTGCAATGTGAACATAGAAACAACTGTAAGTAGGTCTACAATTTATCCCTGCACTGAAATAATGACTAAATGCacttatttttaatgatttggTTTTCTTTTATGACACAATGCTGttatctaaaaatgaaaaacatcttTGGTTATTTATACAAGTGATATtcataaaattttttttaaaaattcaagaAATATATGAACATTGGATCGTAAATAATCACATATGAAAACCCTAAacaacattaacattttaaagtcaaaaacatttgaaagaaaaaaaaacattatgtaaCTCCTAGCCAGTAGAGGGCGCTCATAttattacaacaacaacaacaacaacaacaaaaaagctcaatttattatgtttttggTCGGATAGTAAAAGaaaatgtactatattttatataatttatattcatgTGTCGTGAAGTTACTGAGTTTTGTGAGAAAATATAATTTCTCAACAAATTACATTCTTGCAGTTAAATCAGCTTTAACTGCAAGTACCTTGTTTTCAGACCTCATAAGCAGTTTATCCTTCATTTGTCTTATTCATGCAACAAGACCTCTAAATATGACCTTTgactaaaaacaaacacaaacgtGCTGTGCAAGTGAGTTACAATATGTTGAACCCATAGACTGGAACCACAAATAAATGAATCCATACATTTCCTCTCTATAGGCCGCTAATACAGTGATGGAAGACTTTCAGGTAGGCAGTATGAAGGTCACATGATTTGAGGTGTTATTGTTCATTTCAGCCTTGAAGGTATCACATGGACcaatgtttgtcttttctttGGGACTTAGATTAAGTCAGAAAGTAATGGTTCTAGCTGAATGTTCCAATTTCACCATTATTGTgcattatataattaaacaattacCCATATAACAATTATATGTAATTGACTCTAAATTAAATTTGTGTTAATCAGAATTCATGATTCACAAGTTATATTATCTAACCTGTTGTCGCCTCTTTTTTGGGACTAAAAACAAAGTTTCTCCATGTAAAACATAAGGCATATTTACATAGAGGCACATTTGATAACATTTCattgttaataataaatgtcCAACTATATATACCTTTAAGAAAGCCATTGCCGGTTATGATTTCTTCTCTTCTGGTCTTTGGACGCCAAACGCTGTGATGAAAACATTCACAACTACGATGACAAACACTAGAGCTGTGACAATGTTTTCCAGAAGGTTCAGTATGAAGTGTTTACTTGAGTCATTCAGATTCCACTTCACTGTAGAGCAAaagcaataacagcagctcATTATGTAATTCAGAACATTTACATAAAAGAAAAGGCTATTAAACTGATTAACAGCttcttaaattaaatgaaagggCAAAATATGACAAATTTGGTTCTAGAAAATGACAATTGTATGATGTCAAAATGTCCAAAATCACACACTTTACTCACTGCTCAAGTTCAAAAGAACTTTCAGTATTAAAAATGAAGCCTATTTTCCCCCAATTACAGCATGATTGTGTTAACAATGGATTCCAGTGGAAAGCACAGAGTTGTGTTTGAGGAAATACAAGACAGTTAATGATTGCTAGAAACATGAGACTGGGTGCTGTTTAAAGCTGAAAAGAGAGGAAGTAACATTTCTCAAAGTATGTCAGAACCTTTTCCTATGATTGAAATGTTTTTCGACACtgatatttagaatgatttatcTGCTCTTTCTCTCACTATATGGACAAAAGAAAGTAAAAGCATTTCCGATGGAAAATACCAAAATGTTGCAGGACTGACTTTGACCACCTGATACAGACATcatgaaatattaaatgtataacAAACTTTCTGCTATTTCTACACTATTAGtactattttaaatgtttcattattttattaagcaGTACTGTATGTATACTGTACACATTAAGGATGTTTTCTATATGCATAACATGCTGTTTTTACTGAAACTGTAATCTccttttaaacattattatttgatcaaatgGCCAAatgttaaaggaacagttcacccgAAACCCTGTATAACTTTTCTTTCTTAGAAATAGAACTCAAATGAACAAGTATTAAAATTTCGATCTAATACAGTGAACTAACCACGGCTGCCAGGCAAGATTTTCACTGAATAATGACTTCAATTTCAAACTTTTCCTCATACAAACTTAACAAATGGTCTCAAAAGAATTGGAATATAGTGTCTAAATTTTACTGACTATTTTTATgatgttttaatatttctatttgtcCTTATATATGATTTCCATTTTAtagtttaatataaaataaatgttttttcatgcAGTAGAGTTCATATGCAATACAAAGTATGATATGCTACAGTAGTAATGATGATATGTTAGTACTAACAGCAATATGCTTTGCATTATAGAATTGATCAAATTCCTTAAGCTTTTGTCCACCTCATTTTGCAACACGGAAGCGAGCTATTTTCTTCGAATGTCCTCGAAGACTTCCACTTCTTTAGTGTCTataaataactagaagaataacTAAGCGCAGTGAACGGTTAAACTACTTGCGTTACGAATCAGTGTGTTTATGATTATGCTaatgaaattaaaacaatataataaaaGTTTGCAATATAAAGCAGCATAAGAGAGTGATTTTGTACAGGTAAAATAACCGGAAGCGAATGACACTGGAAGGCAGACACATTCAAGTGACAAATGCCTGCGCCTGCTCttttgttaaaaataaggtgCATATCCAATCCTGTATTAATTCATTCTTGTCTTTATATTTTGAAGCCTGTGAATATGGGTTCTCTGATTGGATGAGATTCTCTTACCTATGAAGATGAGCAAGATCCCCACGATGATCTGTAAGATGAGGGAGATGCTGATGAGGCTGATAATAGGAATGTAGAAGGAGAAATTTGGTCCCAACTCCAGGACGGTCTTCAGCTGGGATGCGTTGGCCATCAGCAGCGCTACATCCAGCATGCTCTCCGCTGCACTCTTCTTATTGGCATAATGGTTCATGTTAAGTTGGGTGTTTCTTGACCAGTGGCCCGGCCGAGGATGCTGAACACAACCATGAAAATCAACACATGATGTTACTTTTTACATCCATAAGGTAATGGATCATGCAATGTTTACAGTTTACATTCTGCAATATGTATGCAAACAgtgttatttatatactattaataTTTATGCCAATATTTTCTactggcttttatttttatatatttttttgtttttatttttaattaaagctgctgtccgtaactttttgtttttggttaaaaatgatccaaaatccatttctgagcaagtacataaccagccagtgttcaaaactatctccttaccttagcccaattcacaacagtaagcttgtaataatgttttacaatTCGGGTAGTACTGGTGGGTTTTCatgggaaattcaagcatgttGCCGCTCGTCTTTGCGCcacgtctgtttacatgaagaatgagtcccagctagtaggctatatcgcatgtgaggtgtatcatttatagccttttctcacagcagctgcaataattaaacttatcatctGGATGGCGGATTGTATAGCATGACAAATTAATGTTCGTGAtcagactgtacagaaattgaaatctacaagtaacgctaatacacactaaatacacagtcactcaatgctgatgttgttaactttaacaatttgagaacaaaatatcgcaataataataatttgcatggtttgacgtgctccgagctaagcgatcattaCATTtcatcaccattggcagcgcaatttactgtaatgctttttttcctcagtcaGAACAAAAGAGGCagatgttacttacttgttcagatgacattttctggtaaaaattcttactttggtcatacttcaagactaca encodes the following:
- the ninj1 gene encoding ninjurin-1; the protein is MASEEIELNGGASRGDSGEHPRPGHWSRNTQLNMNHYANKKSAAESMLDVALLMANASQLKTVLELGPNFSFYIPIISLISISLILQIIVGILLIFIVKWNLNDSSKHFILNLLENIVTALVFVIVVVNVFITAFGVQRPEEKKS
- the card19 gene encoding caspase recruitment domain family, member 19 isoform X2, encoding MTESFHEQLRIDSRFLKSDRRLDTELVDKLILQLNRIYPQILTDKEASKFRDLDVPTCIRLAELLSHLQEKGEEACREFYRALHLHVEDVYFSLPTRLKLRESGDPISPIPIPTERHVLNDHSPFFFLSCFSVAVGAALLYYYGESKQVSGSSSALGLAAMGLGRKVRDVLIWYTEDGK
- the card19 gene encoding caspase recruitment domain family, member 19 isoform X1, yielding MGESFHEQLRIDSRFLKSDRRLDTELVDKLILQLNRIYPQILTDKEASKFRDLDVPTCIRLAELLSHLQEKGEEACREFYRALHLHVEDVYFSLPTRLKLRESGDPISPIPIPTERHVLNDHSPFFFLSCFSVAVGAALLYYYGESKQVSGSSSALGLAAMGLGRKVRDVLIWYTEDGK